In the Phycisphaerales bacterium genome, TGACGAGATTGTGATTGATTAGGGCTGTTTCTTCGTTTATAGCCCCAACCAAAGACCGTTACACGGACCCGCCACTAGCCCTGAGCGGGTCCGTGTCTATGATCTGGAGCAGGTATTGTCGCCGGTTGATCCGCATTGGCCTCCAGATGAACATGAATAGCAACACGCCACAAATCCAAAGCGCCCTTCGCCGTATCTCCGCTCGCGAAATTAGATCGCGTGCTTTGGCTTGGTTTGTCATGGGATTACTTGGTGGTGAGCTTCTTGCCATTGTTGTCTTGCTCATCACTCGATTTTTATCAATTGCATCGCCATGGTGGATCTACCTCATTATCTCACTCATCCCCGCCCTCGTGCTCACGGTTTATCAATTGCGAAGAAGAGACTCTCTTGAGCAAACTGCCACCAAAACCGACCGGCGTCTTAACCTGAAAGATCATCTGGGCACCGCAACCCGCATCGATCAATTACCCTCTTGTGATGCTGGTTTCGCTTCCCAGCTCAAGGAGCAAGCGCTGCTTCTTGCTAAACAGATTGATCCCAAGCAAGCTGTCAAAATCCAATGGAAACAAACACTACCCGCGCTCGTTGGAGCACTGGTACTGGTTGTATTAATTATCTTTGCGCCATTGGCTGTGAAGAAAACAACAACAAATGTGGCCAAAGACTCCTCTGCTGGACTAGAAACAGCATCACTTATCCGCAGTGTCTTGCCTCCAGCAGACGCTGTTGACCCAACTAGCTCAGATGAAGATCGTGATATTCTCGATGAGCTTGCTGCTGAACTTGAAGATCCCGAACTCTCTCAAGAGGATGCCTCGCGGCTTGAGCAAAAATCTGCTGCACACATGCAGCGCATGGCTAGTGCGCTCAACAAACAAGCAAAACAGAGTGCTGCTCAAGCGGATGCGATAGCAGAACAATTTCGACGCGCCAGTGACGCCGCCCCAGCCCGAACAAATCAACAAAAAACAGAGGCACTGGCAAGCGCATTATCGCGCGGTGACTTTGAGCAAGCCGCAGATCTTCTGGACGATGCGAATCGCGCTATGAGTGATCCCGGTCAACAAGAAGATCGTGCACTTCTTGCTGACTACCTCGATCGACTCGCTGATGCAATGGAGAACCAACCCCAACAGAACTCACAAAAGTCGATTGTGCGAGAACAACTTGAGCAACTCACACAAGACCCTGACTTAGCCCAGAAGCTCACCTCTCCCGACACCAATGATCTGACTCAAGATGAAGCCATTGAGGCACTTGAAGAAGCTGGCTTGGATGCGGAAGTGGCTCGAGAGCTTGCTGCAGATCTTGAACAGTTCGCAGAGGATCAAAAACAACAAGATGATCTTGAGCAACAAAAAAGAGATATGAGTGAAGCGTTGGAGCGCACTGCAGAATCTTTTCGGCAACCGCCTCCATCGCAGCCTACGACACCAGATCAAGAAAACGATAACCCGGAGCCACGGGAGACCAACACAGAACCCGCGCCGGAAGTAAACGAACGCCCTTCTCAGCGTGAGACAAGTAAACAATCTTCGCCGCAGCAACAGAACGAGCCCGCTGATCAAGAGACACCTGAAGAAGGTGATCAGGGTGATCCACAGCAACAGAATGAGCCCACCGATCAAGAGACACCTGGACAAGGTGACCAAGGTGATCCACAGCAACAGAATGAACCCACCGATCAAGAGACACCTGAACAAGGTGATCAGGGTGATCCACAACAACAGAATGAGCCCACTGATCAAGAGACACCTGGACAAGGTGATCAGGGTGATGCGCCACAATCGCCTACAAATCCGCAAGAACAATCCACAAAACGACAAGATGATGGCCGTGATACACAGCAGCCTCCTTCTGGAAACGAGCTGAACCCTGCACAAAACAAAGAAGAGGGCCAAAATACGGGTGAACAACCTACCGGCGATCAAGGTCTAGGTCGTGAACAAACACCAGATCAAAAAAGACAAACTCAACCCACACCTGCCTCCGATGCGCTGCGACAGTTGGCTCAAAAACGACGGGACGCTGCGCGTCAACAAAACCAAGCAGAACAGCTCGACCGGGCACTCAGACAGATTGTCTCTCAAGATTCTTCTTCTGCTAATGGTCGTACTGAACTTACAAAATCGAGTGACCCCACCGATACCGCAAGTGATGACCTCAACAATCAACTTCTTGATGTACGCAATGGAGCCGATCCAGATAAAACAACAACGCGTTGGCTCACACCCGATGGTGAGATTTCTCCAAATTTAACCAGCCAGTTGTATCCAACACCAAATGCAGTACCCGCCGCCGAAGCACAGCAGATTGCAGAACGGGCGACCACCACGACTGTTGTTCCACGAAGATATCACGATCTGATACGTCGATACTTCGAGCAACTTGGGACACAGCCGTAAGATGCCAATTGTTTTCGATCATCCAACAGCATTGCTCTTATTGTTTCTTATTGTTCCATTCATGCTCATTGGCATGAAAGCGGTCCAGGGCATGGGTTCTTTTAGGCGCAGGCTTATCTTGGGCTTTCGTGCGATATTGATTGTCTGCTTGGCTGTGGCGCTTGCTGATCCGAAAGTCGTGCTCCCAACGGATAAGCTCACCACACTTTATGTCGTGGATGTGAGTGCATCGGTTCGTCAGTTTGCCCAACCATCGACAGAGAACATCAGCCAACTGGCTGAAATGAGAACATGGATAGACAACACGAGTGAAGATAGGCCCCCGCTTGATCGCGTGGGTGTGGTTGCTTTTCAAGACAAACCCAAGCTCGTCCACATGCACACTGTGGGCCCACTGAACGATTTGGTATTGGAAGGTACTGGTGCCTCAGGAACCAATATCTCAGATGCCCTTCAATTGGCTTCGGGCCTATTGCCACCAGATACGCTTGGGCGTCTTGTCTTACTCAGTGATGGTAACGAGACGGCTGGTGATGCTTTGTCAGTGGCTCATAGCATTGTTGCGAACAGCGATCTACGAATCGATGTTGTTCCGCTTCGCTACGCCATTAAGGGTGAGACATATGTCGCAAGCCTAGAGGCGCCCGCTATAGCGCGGCCAGGCCAAACCATTGCGCTTCGCGTTGTTATTGAGTCGGCCGATCCAATGACGGGCCAACTCGTTCTTTCTAATGGTGGACAGCGTGTTGATCTTAATGAGGATCCACAGCAGTTTGGCTTGCCGATCGAAGTGCCCGCGGGTCGGAGTGTGCACGTCATTAGTGCCGCTATTGCCCCCACTCCTATTAATAGATTCGAAATTAGCTTCTTGCCTGATGGGCCCGATCTTGTCACTGCTAATAACACGGCATCGACAGTCGTTGCGACACCTACACGCGGCCGCATGTTAATCGTGGCTCAAGATGTTGTTCTACAGAACACACTTGATTTCGCTGATCTACCTGTCATGACAATCCCTCCTGACCGACTTACAACCGATTTGTTATTGCTCCAGACTTACGATTTGATTGTGTTGGACAACATCCCGGCTTCCGCGATTAGTTTGCTACAACAAGAACGCCTTCGAACCTATGTAGAGGAGTTTGGTGGCGGCCTACTTATGATTGGTGGACGGTTGAGTTTTGGCCCGGGCGGCTGGAATAACACACCATTGGAGGCACTTTTACCTGTTGAACTAGACCCGCCTGCCGAACTTCGCCGTTCAACTGGGGCCCTTGTTCTGGTTTTGGATAAATCAGGATCAATGAAGCGGCCTGTTGGTGGGGCGCTTGCGTCACAACAGCAAGTCGCGAATGAATCAGCCGCACTTGCAATTGAATCGCTTCTCTCGGGAAGCTGGGTGGGCGCCGTGGCTTTTGATGAACAGGCGTATGAAGTACTTCCAATGACACGTAAGGATGACGAGGCTAATCTCGGTGGACCTATCCGCGGAATCCAAACTGGTGGTGGCACCAGATTGGCTCCTGCCTTGAGGTTGGCCCAGAAGATGCTTTTACCTATTGATGTGCCTGAGAAGCACATTGTTCTTTTGACCGATGGCCGAACCGATGAAGCAAACCTTCAACTTATTGCCCAGGATATAGCTGAGCAGGGCATTTCACTCACAACGATTGCTGTTGGCGATGAAGCAGATCATCGCGCCTTACAAGGGTTAGCAAAAATTGGTGGT is a window encoding:
- a CDS encoding VWA domain-containing protein, whose protein sequence is MPIVFDHPTALLLLFLIVPFMLIGMKAVQGMGSFRRRLILGFRAILIVCLAVALADPKVVLPTDKLTTLYVVDVSASVRQFAQPSTENISQLAEMRTWIDNTSEDRPPLDRVGVVAFQDKPKLVHMHTVGPLNDLVLEGTGASGTNISDALQLASGLLPPDTLGRLVLLSDGNETAGDALSVAHSIVANSDLRIDVVPLRYAIKGETYVASLEAPAIARPGQTIALRVVIESADPMTGQLVLSNGGQRVDLNEDPQQFGLPIEVPAGRSVHVISAAIAPTPINRFEISFLPDGPDLVTANNTASTVVATPTRGRMLIVAQDVVLQNTLDFADLPVMTIPPDRLTTDLLLLQTYDLIVLDNIPASAISLLQQERLRTYVEEFGGGLLMIGGRLSFGPGGWNNTPLEALLPVELDPPAELRRSTGALVLVLDKSGSMKRPVGGALASQQQVANESAALAIESLLSGSWVGAVAFDEQAYEVLPMTRKDDEANLGGPIRGIQTGGGTRLAPALRLAQKMLLPIDVPEKHIVLLTDGRTDEANLQLIAQDIAEQGISLTTIAVGDEADHRALQGLAKIGGGVFHDVRNPRLLPRVLIDSVQVINTPLIKETELSVVPRPTGSPLAASMSSAPTISGSIITSPADDPAVQIDLVDSDGDPLLAHRQFGMGRVGVFMSDSGQEWTNAWPTWQGGPLFWAQLTRYLARAPAIEDLELVTRVDGETLYVDLQAMDENGDWLDYLTSTATVRGPGGSKRRMNLTQTAPGRYQGNIQLNKSGDYVLVIAARHGTRSLAPVITGVNIPAAAEYRFQRSNDDLLTKIAAAGKGRILELNAPTAANVFSKADLPERASLSSLWPVLAWICLALLLLDVAVRRLVLMPNATTQATNASTSSRALGAMRMRQVKRSKGSPATAVRPEDESLTPTFDPLPLNQPGLQKVESISSSAPAVDKLSEEELHAAIDKLLGKKSSANKPSASEPPPETPPENTDGSESTLDALRRARMNRQKDVD